A section of the Alkalihalobacillus sp. LMS39 genome encodes:
- a CDS encoding SpoIIE family protein phosphatase, translating to MIRKIKKLVESFSSTTLFSSKTEEINRLLELYEMNIVESTTDKELDQLTELVAKIFHTPIAIVTLMTEEKLLYKSCFGLDMQESPRNTTVCQYIIASKDHLLVEDLQKDKRFADNPTVNTNGFRFYVGVPLKTNNGNVIGTLCLLDYIPREFSNEELDILQTFSEMAARIIEKRSDLLIHAELESKLMDINSKYLSVINHVRDVVFQTNLVGEWTFLNPSWEEIMGYTVEETIGTSSLQYVYHEDKANCIELFTPVFKGEIAKLDSICRFVRKNGTRKWIRVSSSKTYSPDGEVVGVSGTLSDITNIVELETEKQKDLELAKKVQLSVISDPILNENIKVNCEYYSSSDLSGDMYYSVQIDKSKYGVILIDVMGHGIASSLISMSIRSLLRGLIIKVQDPIIVYEELNKHIQFLLPKTSTIISYFTAIYLIIDTELKTVEYINAGHPVGLMVTDNKVFELNKGSLPIGLMESPPLQKGILSYENKANIILYTDGLSEIDNIHNSKEFLLGCNQQYKTKENKENLAAYIIHSCNLPEKLPDDLCIISIELT from the coding sequence ATGATTAGAAAAATAAAAAAACTCGTAGAAAGTTTCTCAAGCACAACTTTATTTTCATCCAAGACTGAAGAAATTAATCGCTTATTAGAATTATATGAGATGAATATCGTCGAAAGTACAACTGACAAAGAGCTTGACCAATTGACAGAGCTTGTCGCTAAAATTTTTCACACCCCCATCGCAATCGTTACGTTAATGACAGAAGAAAAACTATTGTACAAGTCCTGTTTTGGATTGGACATGCAGGAATCACCACGAAACACAACTGTTTGTCAGTATATTATCGCATCTAAGGACCATCTGCTAGTAGAAGATTTACAAAAGGATAAGCGGTTTGCTGACAATCCTACCGTAAACACAAACGGTTTTCGCTTTTACGTAGGCGTTCCACTAAAAACAAACAATGGGAACGTAATTGGAACACTTTGTTTACTTGATTACATTCCTCGTGAATTTTCGAATGAAGAGTTAGACATTTTACAAACTTTTTCCGAAATGGCAGCTCGTATTATTGAAAAAAGAAGTGATTTACTTATCCATGCCGAATTAGAGTCAAAACTTATGGACATAAATAGTAAATACTTAAGTGTTATTAATCATGTTAGAGATGTTGTATTTCAAACGAACTTAGTTGGTGAGTGGACATTTTTAAATCCTTCGTGGGAAGAGATTATGGGTTACACAGTTGAAGAGACGATTGGCACTTCATCACTACAATACGTATACCACGAAGACAAAGCAAATTGTATCGAATTGTTTACTCCTGTTTTTAAAGGAGAGATAGCAAAACTCGACTCAATTTGTCGGTTTGTCCGAAAAAATGGGACAAGAAAATGGATTCGTGTTTCGAGCTCTAAGACATACTCACCCGACGGAGAAGTTGTCGGGGTCAGCGGGACTTTATCAGACATTACCAATATTGTGGAACTTGAAACAGAAAAACAAAAAGATCTTGAACTTGCAAAAAAAGTTCAATTGTCAGTCATTAGTGACCCTATTTTAAACGAAAACATCAAAGTCAATTGTGAATATTACTCCTCTTCTGACCTATCAGGTGATATGTACTATTCTGTTCAAATTGACAAATCCAAATATGGCGTTATTTTAATTGATGTGATGGGCCATGGAATTGCTTCTTCTTTAATTAGCATGTCTATTCGCTCTTTGTTGCGCGGATTAATCATTAAAGTGCAAGACCCGATTATTGTGTATGAAGAATTAAACAAGCATATTCAATTTCTTCTTCCAAAAACAAGTACTATCATTAGTTATTTTACTGCGATATACTTAATCATTGATACGGAGTTAAAAACAGTAGAATATATTAATGCAGGACATCCAGTTGGACTTATGGTTACAGATAACAAAGTATTCGAATTAAATAAAGGAAGCCTTCCTATTGGATTAATGGAATCTCCTCCTTTACAAAAAGGAATACTGTCTTACGAAAACAAAGCTAATATTATTTTATATACAGATGGATTGTCTGAAATTGACAATATTCACAATTCAAAAGAATTTTTATTGGGCTGCAATCAACAATACAAAACAAAAGAAAACAAAGAAAATCTTGCGGCATATATAATTCATTCTTGTAACCTACCAGAGAAATTACCCGATGATTTATGTATCATTTCTATAGAGTTAACGTAA
- a CDS encoding BMP family ABC transporter substrate-binding protein, with protein MYNNKTFKLKFLSLLLIVLLAGCSTNAEQSGVTIDDKIKIGIMLSDVGLGDQSFSDAAFFGLERARDELGIIFDYRELEETGDYAVGLRELAQADNDLVIGLGFLVKEDIETIAAEFPDVNFLLVDDISELPNITSLTFKEDEGSYLAGIVAGMKTSTNTVGFIGGADVPLIHKFEHGFTKGVKAINPEATVVVEYANDFGNDELGKEIANDMIDQDADVLYAAAGFTGVGMIEEAQRQGIYAIGVDSDQYFLGEKAVITSMLKNIDVAIYLTIASFVEEKQLTERHIEMGLTENGVGLAPIRVTSLSKEEEAQLEQLRMNMIEEKK; from the coding sequence ATGTACAATAACAAAACTTTTAAATTAAAATTTCTATCTTTATTGCTAATCGTGCTTCTTGCCGGGTGTTCGACAAACGCCGAGCAAAGTGGTGTAACAATAGACGATAAGATCAAAATTGGCATTATGTTGTCAGATGTTGGTCTGGGAGATCAATCATTTAGTGATGCGGCCTTTTTTGGCTTAGAACGAGCAAGGGATGAGCTTGGCATTATTTTTGATTATCGTGAACTAGAGGAAACAGGTGATTATGCTGTTGGATTACGGGAACTCGCACAAGCTGATAACGATTTAGTCATTGGACTAGGATTTCTAGTAAAAGAAGATATAGAAACAATCGCAGCTGAGTTTCCTGATGTCAACTTTTTGTTAGTTGACGATATATCAGAGTTACCAAATATTACATCTTTGACATTTAAAGAAGATGAAGGAAGTTATTTAGCCGGTATTGTTGCCGGTATGAAAACATCGACAAATACAGTAGGTTTTATTGGAGGGGCGGATGTGCCGCTCATTCACAAGTTTGAGCACGGTTTTACAAAAGGAGTAAAGGCAATCAATCCAGAGGCAACGGTAGTAGTTGAATATGCGAATGATTTTGGAAATGATGAATTAGGAAAAGAAATTGCCAATGACATGATTGACCAAGACGCTGATGTATTATACGCAGCAGCTGGTTTTACAGGAGTAGGTATGATCGAAGAGGCCCAACGACAAGGAATATATGCGATTGGGGTTGATAGTGACCAATATTTTCTTGGTGAAAAGGCTGTTATTACATCTATGCTAAAAAACATTGATGTGGCGATATATTTAACGATTGCTTCTTTTGTTGAAGAAAAACAACTTACAGAACGGCATATTGAAATGGGATTAACCGAAAACGGAGTAGGGTTAGCGCCTATTCGTGTCACATCGTTATCAAAAGAAGAAGAAGCACAGCTAGAACAATTAAGAATGAACATGATTGAGGAAAAAAAGTAA
- a CDS encoding HAMP domain-containing sensor histidine kinase: MNKMKKRLSTKITWIVVGLMFLVISIMTYASYMIAKELYSENVTDNLTHRIMTHAAVIENDFDLRAINHVLLMEQKQDVHLTLFDRELAVVVKSAHIEEGSIDVYRNWVREQIQTQHEFPIVEEVDSVNFHIPHTWALQPIVVNGQAHGYLFIDQDTEPFEYTKYKLLILLLLMAAITFVIGLLLTLYITNKISQPLTEMGEVTHHIAKGDFDKILSIKQEDEVGQLAQDIQLMTKQLKEYRDSRQQFISNISHDLRTPITYIKGYSAILKDTNELDEETKKRTLHVIYDEATRMEHLVSDLFQLTKLEEGQIQLKKEDTALLPWLMDMVGSRQLLLKEKGLQCAVNKKAESIHVQLDQHRMGQAMINLLENSIRYTNPGGKIDIDVTDNENQVLISIQDTGKGIPEQDLPLIWERFYRVDKSRSSKSGGSGLGLAIVKQVVELHNGTIDVTSKEGVGTTFTVSLPKREL; the protein is encoded by the coding sequence ATGAACAAAATGAAAAAGCGTTTGTCTACTAAAATTACTTGGATTGTTGTCGGACTGATGTTTTTAGTTATTTCTATCATGACCTATGCATCTTATATGATTGCGAAAGAACTGTATAGTGAAAATGTAACAGACAATTTAACCCATCGAATTATGACGCATGCAGCTGTAATTGAAAATGATTTTGACTTAAGAGCGATTAATCATGTGTTATTAATGGAACAAAAACAAGATGTCCATCTCACCTTGTTTGACCGTGAATTAGCGGTAGTCGTCAAATCTGCTCATATTGAAGAAGGTTCGATTGATGTCTATCGAAACTGGGTAAGAGAACAAATTCAAACTCAACATGAGTTTCCGATTGTAGAAGAAGTGGATTCAGTGAACTTTCATATACCACATACATGGGCGCTTCAACCGATTGTTGTGAATGGGCAAGCACATGGCTATTTATTTATTGACCAAGATACAGAACCTTTTGAATATACGAAATATAAATTACTAATTTTATTACTGCTTATGGCAGCGATTACGTTTGTCATCGGTTTATTATTGACGTTATATATTACAAATAAAATCTCGCAACCTTTAACTGAAATGGGTGAGGTGACCCATCATATAGCAAAAGGAGATTTTGATAAAATATTATCGATTAAACAAGAGGATGAAGTAGGACAATTGGCTCAAGATATTCAATTAATGACAAAACAGTTAAAAGAATATCGGGATTCAAGGCAGCAATTTATTTCAAACATTTCACATGATTTACGCACACCAATTACGTATATTAAAGGCTATTCTGCAATTTTAAAGGATACAAATGAACTTGATGAAGAGACCAAAAAGCGGACGTTACATGTTATATATGATGAAGCCACAAGAATGGAGCATCTCGTTAGTGACTTGTTTCAGTTAACGAAATTGGAAGAAGGTCAAATTCAATTAAAAAAAGAAGATACTGCTTTACTTCCATGGTTAATGGATATGGTGGGAAGTCGACAATTATTGTTAAAAGAAAAAGGGCTCCAATGTGCAGTAAACAAGAAGGCAGAGTCGATTCATGTTCAACTGGACCAACATCGAATGGGACAAGCAATGATCAATTTATTAGAAAATAGCATTCGTTATACGAATCCAGGTGGAAAAATTGACATTGATGTGACAGATAATGAAAATCAGGTGTTGATTTCGATTCAAGATACAGGGAAAGGAATTCCTGAACAAGATTTACCATTGATATGGGAACGGTTTTACCGTGTAGATAAATCACGCTCTAGCAAAAGTGGTGGTAGTGGACTAGGTCTTGCCATTGTCAAACAAGTGGTTGAACTGCATAACGGGACCATTGATGTTACGAGTAAAGAAGGGGTCGGTACGACATTTACGGTGTCATTACCAAAAAGAGAGTTGTAA
- a CDS encoding methyl-accepting chemotaxis protein, producing MKLGQKILLTSLSGILLSLCMVGFIIVNMLSIQTSNSHYVPVLISGKDLEANVMSTKQALNNYAFNPSAANEAGAIDSIARTKEEISFLNDIVKTEGEQQRLTVIESKFIKLEEEVLQAFEANQLSNIQRQSIRASGVLNDIYLLNLEANLNYEMLTNELQRNITQVITTAVIFSVVLLIGAIGVNLFLIRKMTKPLVTLANQAQALANGELSIRVQASKSKDEVGVLTNAFKKMVENLQAIVHSVNDVSYRVSSTSNEIEKDNQYLEEVTKQVALSTDELANGSQSISNDLADAVGLIHDMNDTLIRSLQDSHTSTSMTEEALTSIEHGKSNIETQEKLLAQNIEASELIKTSTQTFKQYFTEIEKMASFVADISEQTNLLSLNASIEAARAGEQGRGFAVVANEVRKLAEESNQATKQIFTMVSKLNEGMSDITSSIDQSNAIVSSQRSAMDLTLSAFETIDEKVKAITNQVHEVALGLSHLQEKSQSVLANVESISAVTEQSAAGTEEISASSTDQLHSFEKISDKVVLLNQMTEELNQQLSKFKM from the coding sequence GTGAAATTAGGACAAAAGATATTACTAACCTCGTTAAGTGGAATTTTACTTTCATTATGTATGGTTGGGTTTATTATTGTAAATATGCTGAGTATACAAACCTCAAATAGTCATTATGTCCCTGTACTCATTTCAGGAAAAGATCTAGAAGCGAACGTCATGAGTACAAAGCAAGCATTAAATAACTATGCTTTTAATCCTTCTGCTGCTAACGAAGCAGGTGCAATCGATAGTATAGCACGGACAAAAGAGGAGATTTCCTTTTTAAATGACATCGTCAAGACAGAAGGGGAACAACAGCGATTAACTGTAATTGAATCGAAATTTATTAAGCTTGAAGAAGAAGTGCTTCAAGCATTTGAAGCGAACCAACTATCCAATATTCAAAGGCAGTCAATCCGAGCATCAGGCGTGTTAAATGATATTTACTTATTAAACTTAGAAGCGAATTTGAATTATGAAATGTTAACAAACGAATTACAACGAAATATTACCCAAGTGATTACAACTGCAGTTATTTTTAGTGTTGTCCTTTTAATTGGAGCTATTGGAGTAAATTTATTTTTAATTCGAAAAATGACAAAACCGCTTGTTACATTAGCAAATCAAGCGCAAGCGTTAGCTAACGGCGAATTGTCTATTCGTGTACAAGCTTCAAAAAGTAAAGATGAAGTAGGCGTACTCACAAATGCGTTTAAGAAAATGGTTGAAAATTTACAAGCCATTGTTCATTCAGTTAACGATGTGAGTTATCGTGTAAGTAGTACTTCTAATGAAATCGAAAAAGATAATCAGTATTTGGAAGAAGTAACAAAACAAGTTGCATTATCGACAGATGAATTGGCAAATGGCTCACAAAGCATATCCAATGATCTTGCAGATGCTGTTGGATTAATTCACGATATGAATGATACACTAATTCGTAGCTTACAAGATTCACATACATCTACTTCAATGACAGAAGAGGCTCTTACTTCTATTGAACATGGGAAGAGTAATATTGAAACGCAAGAAAAGCTATTAGCCCAAAACATTGAAGCTAGTGAATTAATAAAAACGTCTACGCAAACATTCAAACAATACTTCACTGAAATTGAAAAAATGGCATCGTTCGTAGCAGATATTTCAGAACAGACAAATCTTTTATCGTTAAATGCAAGTATTGAAGCAGCAAGGGCAGGTGAACAAGGTCGTGGATTTGCCGTGGTAGCAAATGAGGTACGAAAATTAGCAGAAGAATCGAACCAAGCGACAAAACAAATTTTTACGATGGTTTCCAAGTTAAATGAGGGAATGAGCGACATTACATCTTCTATTGATCAAAGTAATGCAATTGTTTCAAGTCAAAGATCAGCAATGGACTTAACATTATCAGCGTTTGAAACGATTGATGAGAAAGTTAAAGCCATTACGAATCAAGTACATGAAGTAGCATTAGGTTTATCACATTTGCAAGAAAAATCACAGAGTGTTCTTGCGAATGTGGAAAGTATAAGTGCGGTTACGGAACAGTCAGCTGCCGGAACAGAAGAAATATCAGCATCATCGACTGACCAGTTGCATTCGTTTGAAAAAATCTCTGATAAAGTCGTTCTCTTAAATCAAATGACAGAGGAACTAAATCAACAACTATCGAAATTTAAAATGTAA
- a CDS encoding ATP-dependent DNA helicase, with translation MTNQLPFSIGKTDHFFDKLGDYIGDVFYDILPEHGYEVRDEQIYMAFQIEKAFKEKSIVFAEAGVGTGKTFVYLLYAVCYARYMRKPAIISCADETLIEQIVKEGGDIEKLEKALGLKIDVRLAKAREQYVCVKKLDTLVNVTDEDEIIQVHEQLPSFVFNTSASMNAFSRYGDRKEYPWVSNEKWESMAWDPLQQCSTCDWRHRCGQTLHRNYYRESVDLIVCSHDFYMEHVWTKESRKREGQLTLLPEASCVVFDEGHVLEFAAQKGLTYRFHAETLTTMLTAYIQQNVREESLFLIEDILMLHDEWFDLLTETAVPAIGSNRNEVPRSQAMVSLVQNMNEKVQQLLEQLVFDAEMFTIDEYHLKIIEEYLEFFSYGLAILLKDDEGIFWLENTDSGSTFVIMPRLVEDVLKKEVFSQQIPFIFSSATLSKAGDFNYISKSLGIPDFLSFTVDSPFNYKEQMMLTGHIETTERDKWEEIGQVLRQNGGSTLVLFSSFEEMSHFRRWADTESWDFTILYEGDREISQAVKEFQQEKATVLCSYHLWEGLDVPGESLSQVVIASLPFPPNDPVFQAKRNHVQNPMAEVDTPYMLLRLRQGVGRLIRSQHDKGMVHIWMLDEQQKLYGQDIQEILPVQFTWEK, from the coding sequence ATGACAAATCAACTTCCATTTTCAATAGGAAAAACAGATCACTTTTTTGATAAATTGGGTGATTATATAGGTGATGTTTTCTATGACATATTGCCAGAGCATGGATATGAAGTGCGGGATGAACAAATTTATATGGCATTTCAAATCGAAAAAGCATTTAAAGAGAAAAGCATTGTGTTTGCCGAAGCGGGTGTTGGAACGGGTAAAACATTTGTTTATTTACTATATGCTGTTTGTTATGCACGTTATATGAGAAAACCAGCTATCATTTCCTGTGCTGATGAAACGTTAATTGAGCAAATTGTGAAAGAAGGCGGAGATATTGAAAAACTTGAAAAAGCATTAGGCTTAAAAATAGATGTGAGATTAGCGAAGGCACGTGAGCAGTATGTTTGTGTGAAAAAATTAGATACGTTAGTGAATGTAACGGATGAGGATGAAATTATTCAAGTACACGAGCAACTACCGAGCTTTGTTTTTAATACGTCTGCCTCTATGAACGCTTTTTCTCGATATGGGGACCGAAAAGAGTATCCTTGGGTATCTAATGAGAAATGGGAGTCAATGGCGTGGGACCCACTGCAGCAATGCTCTACATGTGATTGGAGACATCGCTGTGGTCAAACGTTACACCGTAACTATTACCGTGAAAGTGTGGACTTAATTGTTTGTTCCCATGATTTTTATATGGAACATGTTTGGACAAAGGAATCACGAAAGCGGGAAGGGCAGCTGACTCTTCTTCCAGAAGCGAGTTGTGTCGTCTTCGATGAAGGGCATGTATTAGAATTTGCCGCACAAAAAGGATTAACATACCGTTTCCACGCTGAAACATTAACAACGATGCTTACGGCCTATATCCAACAAAATGTAAGGGAAGAATCGTTGTTTTTAATTGAAGACATTTTAATGTTACATGATGAGTGGTTTGATTTGTTGACTGAAACAGCTGTTCCAGCGATTGGGTCGAACCGGAATGAAGTGCCGCGGTCACAAGCAATGGTTAGTCTCGTCCAAAACATGAATGAAAAAGTGCAACAGTTGTTAGAACAACTCGTATTTGATGCTGAAATGTTTACAATTGATGAATATCATTTGAAAATCATTGAGGAATATTTAGAATTTTTCTCTTATGGCTTAGCTATCTTGTTAAAGGATGATGAAGGAATATTTTGGTTGGAAAACACAGATTCGGGTTCAACATTTGTCATTATGCCAAGACTTGTGGAAGATGTGTTAAAGAAAGAAGTATTCTCACAACAGATTCCTTTTATCTTCTCGTCAGCTACATTATCTAAAGCTGGAGATTTTAATTATATTTCGAAAAGCCTTGGAATTCCTGATTTCCTTTCGTTTACTGTTGATTCCCCATTTAATTATAAAGAGCAAATGATGTTAACTGGTCATATTGAAACAACAGAACGGGACAAATGGGAAGAAATAGGACAGGTATTAAGACAAAATGGTGGGAGTACTCTTGTTTTATTTTCTTCATTTGAAGAAATGAGTCATTTCCGACGATGGGCAGATACCGAGAGCTGGGATTTTACGATTTTATATGAAGGTGACCGTGAAATTAGTCAAGCTGTCAAAGAATTTCAACAAGAAAAAGCAACTGTACTTTGTTCCTATCATTTATGGGAAGGATTGGATGTACCAGGTGAATCATTAAGCCAGGTCGTTATCGCCTCCTTACCGTTTCCGCCAAATGATCCTGTATTCCAAGCCAAAAGAAACCATGTTCAAAATCCAATGGCTGAAGTTGATACGCCTTATATGTTACTCCGGCTTCGTCAAGGGGTAGGACGATTAATTCGAAGTCAACATGATAAAGGAATGGTTCACATTTGGATGCTTGATGAACAACAGAAGTTATATGGACAAGACATTCAAGAAATTTTACCTGTTCAATTTACGTGGGAGAAGTAA
- a CDS encoding effector binding domain-containing protein, protein MNAVENVKRIHLPEMKIAAFPVLTTNEKEMSGKGKISNEWQLFYQENRSQQIENKKGSSVYAIYTNYELDENGLYTFAIGHEVVDNNSNQVPLFIIPECTYEVFTTKVGPISKIVPEAWGEIWEWSKTNERAFITDFEVYDQRASNPEEAQVDIFISVK, encoded by the coding sequence ATGAACGCAGTTGAGAATGTAAAGAGGATTCATCTTCCTGAAATGAAAATAGCGGCTTTCCCGGTTTTAACAACCAACGAAAAAGAAATGTCGGGAAAAGGGAAGATTAGCAACGAATGGCAGTTGTTTTATCAAGAAAATCGAAGTCAACAAATTGAAAATAAAAAAGGTTCGTCGGTTTATGCCATTTATACAAACTATGAATTAGATGAAAACGGGCTTTACACGTTTGCCATTGGACATGAAGTTGTAGATAATAATTCAAATCAAGTGCCCCTTTTTATTATTCCTGAATGTACATATGAAGTATTTACAACAAAAGTAGGTCCAATTTCAAAGATTGTTCCAGAAGCGTGGGGAGAAATTTGGGAATGGTCAAAAACAAATGAACGAGCATTTATAACTGACTTTGAAGTGTATGACCAAAGGGCAAGTAACCCTGAAGAAGCTCAGGTAGATATTTTTATTTCGGTAAAATAA
- a CDS encoding response regulator transcription factor: MMETKRILVVDDEQEMRTLLTICLQPHQFLVQEAASGEEAIHILMESTFDLVLLDIMMPGMDGFDVLKEIRQDIDEDLPVILLTALGDSEKIVSGLQLGGDDYIVKPFEPKELVARVEAVLRRTKRKVETSPDSFHIHDLMFYPNKAKVSYLNEAIPLTKKELNLLIRLATNPGRVFSREHLLELEWDDFYEGDQRTVDAHIKNIREKLKSSGYPKAIIETIWGIGYQMIEES; encoded by the coding sequence ATGATGGAAACCAAACGAATACTAGTTGTAGATGATGAACAGGAAATGCGGACGCTCTTAACTATTTGTTTACAACCGCATCAGTTTCTCGTACAAGAAGCAGCTTCAGGAGAAGAAGCAATTCATATTCTAATGGAATCGACGTTTGACCTTGTATTGCTTGATATTATGATGCCTGGAATGGATGGGTTTGACGTATTAAAAGAAATTAGGCAGGACATTGATGAAGACTTACCTGTTATTTTATTAACAGCTCTTGGAGATTCGGAAAAAATTGTATCTGGCCTTCAGCTAGGTGGAGATGATTATATTGTAAAACCATTTGAGCCAAAAGAATTAGTCGCTAGAGTAGAGGCTGTTCTTCGTCGAACGAAGCGTAAGGTGGAGACTAGCCCTGACTCTTTTCACATTCATGATTTGATGTTTTATCCAAATAAAGCGAAAGTCAGTTATTTAAACGAAGCCATTCCTTTAACGAAAAAAGAGCTGAATTTGCTCATTCGGTTGGCGACAAACCCAGGGAGAGTTTTTAGTCGGGAACATTTATTAGAATTAGAGTGGGATGATTTTTATGAAGGCGATCAACGTACAGTTGACGCTCATATAAAAAACATTCGTGAAAAATTAAAGTCTTCAGGTTATCCAAAAGCAATCATCGAAACGATTTGGGGTATTGGATATCAAATGATAGAAGAATCATGA
- a CDS encoding ATP-binding protein yields MSKELDIELTFTPVTMDIDIIMSEVSSKLTEITFSCTEEFCFAIREALINSIEACKGLDQQNQMIFIHLQYTDGTAIAEISDLGKPFDESRLNYSKEMSFEDVLHEEDGRGFLFIELFTDDFYFTQNYEGLKTFVLKRKG; encoded by the coding sequence ATGAGCAAAGAGTTAGATATCGAATTAACGTTCACCCCAGTAACTATGGATATCGACATCATTATGTCCGAAGTATCATCAAAACTAACCGAAATTACATTTTCATGCACAGAAGAATTTTGTTTTGCAATCCGTGAGGCACTGATCAACAGTATTGAAGCGTGCAAAGGATTAGATCAACAAAATCAAATGATTTTTATTCATTTACAATATACTGACGGCACTGCTATCGCAGAAATTTCAGACTTAGGCAAACCGTTCGATGAATCTCGTTTAAATTACTCTAAAGAAATGTCATTTGAAGATGTATTACACGAAGAAGATGGCCGAGGCTTTTTATTTATTGAGCTATTCACAGATGATTTTTATTTCACACAAAACTATGAAGGATTAAAGACTTTTGTTTTAAAAAGGAAGGGATAA
- a CDS encoding STAS domain-containing protein, giving the protein MEKATVTIEKTSNTDNYILVNITGQLVYDSVESIRQTFTSITEKADHYILSISEVTTIDSTGIGALVTFAKTFGENNSAIVCNNPKITKLLHIARLELLFPIVESVEEAKTAMTSK; this is encoded by the coding sequence ATGGAGAAAGCTACTGTAACAATAGAAAAAACAAGTAACACGGACAATTATATTCTTGTAAACATTACGGGACAGCTTGTATATGACAGTGTTGAATCTATCCGCCAAACCTTTACTTCAATTACAGAAAAAGCTGACCATTATATTCTTTCGATTAGTGAAGTGACAACAATCGATAGTACAGGAATTGGTGCACTTGTAACTTTTGCGAAGACGTTTGGAGAAAATAATTCAGCTATCGTTTGCAATAATCCAAAAATCACAAAATTACTTCATATCGCCCGTTTAGAGTTGCTGTTTCCCATCGTAGAATCTGTAGAAGAAGCAAAAACTGCGATGACAAGTAAATAA